A window of the Hypomesus transpacificus isolate Combined female chromosome 22, fHypTra1, whole genome shotgun sequence genome harbors these coding sequences:
- the LOC124484607 gene encoding LOW QUALITY PROTEIN: NAD(P)(+)--arginine ADP-ribosyltransferase 2-like (The sequence of the model RefSeq protein was modified relative to this genomic sequence to represent the inferred CDS: substituted 1 base at 1 genomic stop codon), which yields MYEGDAIKKYNNKDAIDKDLTVDHFKALNAYTADKIYKKFNKEVKTKGPVYTSGFSYHALHFLLSDAILILKQNQPEKCLTTYRRTAVTFNGQVNTNIRFGSFASSXKKTDLDQFGSKDCFEIKTCYGAYLKSYSIYPEEEEVLIPPYEIFTITAVEPKPNVLNCNKLYKLKSLKKTKSYLNCKASAANSGVAGTQLIIFTQLIILLSLAV from the coding sequence ATGTATGAAGGAGATGCCATcaaaaaatacaacaacaaagATGCTATCGACAAGGATCTCACAGTAGATCATTTCAAGGCTTTAAATGCTTACACAGCTGACAAAATTTATAAAAAATTCAACAAGGAAGTAAAGACCAAAGGGCCAGTGTACACAAGTGGCTTCAGTTACCATGCTTTGCACTTCCTGTTGTCTGACGCAATCCTTATCCTCAAACAAAACCAACCAGAAAAATGCCTCACCACATACCGAAGAACAGCGGTGACATTTAACGGTCAAGTTAATACTAACATTCGTTTTGGAAGTTTTGCTTccagttaaaaaaaaacagatctTGATCAATTTGGAAGCAAGGATTGTTTTGAGATAAAGACGTGCTACGGCGCTTACTTGAAGTCATATTCAATATAtccagaagaggaagaggtgttAATTCCACCTTATGAGATATTCACAATAACTGCAGTTGAACCTAAACCTAATGTTTTAAATTGTAATAAACTGTACAAACTGAAAAGTTTGAAAAAAACGAAAAGCTATTTGAACTGTAAAGCAAGCGCAGCAAACTCTGGAGTGGCAGGAACACAGTTAATCATATTTACACAATTAATCATTCTGCTTTCATTAGCAGTTTAA
- the LOC124484455 gene encoding fibronectin-like, translating into MLICSLCSATQHRGHEVFHKTGLSDGQTFHEERHKRLHSFDVLPPPGEISILSVKPDSVTLTWGPPEGQDGPKMFRVTWEGDGEQKNLKVKDMYKVEITGLQSGQKYEFQVFTEGEHENLSDWVSKTVTTVVPPPREIKVMQCEATQLRLQWSKAAGIDHVPQRFLVTCSSPGSEPQAIHTEPSCRTLTDLQPETQYTVGVCTVLSNGERSEPASVTIYTSVEKHLGVRSLKL; encoded by the exons ATGCTGATCTGCAGTCTGTGTTCTGCAACACAGCACAGAGGACATGAAGTCTTTCACAAGACTGGACTGTCTGACGGACAG ACTTTTCATGAGGAGCGACACAAAAGATTACATTCATTTGATG TGCTGCCCCCTCCTGGAGAGATCAGCATCCTGTCAGTGAAGCCAGACTCAGTGACTCTGACCTGGGGACCTCCTGAAGGTCAGGATGGACCCAAGATGTTCAGAGTGACCTGGGAGGGTGATGGAGAACAGAAGAACCTTAAAGTGAAAGACATGTACAAAGTAGAAATAACCGGACTCCAATCTGGTCAGAAGTATGAGTTCCAAGTTTTCACAGAGGGGGAACATGAAAACCTCAGTGACTGGGTTTCTAAAACAGTAACTACAG TGGTTCCTCCTCCTCGAGAAATTAAAGTGATGCAATGTGAAGCCACTCAGCTGCGTCTCCAGTGGTCCAAGGCTGCAGGAATAGATCACGTTCCCCAGCGTTTCCTGGTCACCTGTAGTAGCCCAGGGTCCGAGCCTCAGGCAATACACACCGAACCCAGCTGCAGAACCCTGACCGACCTGCAGCCGGAGACCCAGTACACCGTCGGAGTCTGTACTGTGTTGAGCAACGGGGAACGAAGTGAACCTGCTTCTGTGACCATCTACACTA GTGTTGAAAAGCACCTGGGCGTACGTTCTTTAAAGCTGTAA
- the LOC124484585 gene encoding C-type lectin domain family 10 member A-like, protein MEMSGDVCYENVNFTSDSGKDTGLKKEKDTDLDKKEACLHSYVDRKPKELQQKNAKPSKVTEPTTPDPGPGPEPGPASSCGGPKRDISRAVAVCLALLCVLHLAALTALGILNNQFKENERDQLQSKYNNVTQERDRLQISYTNVTRQRDQLQTSYTNVTRQRDQLQTSYTNVTSERDQLQTSYTNVTRERDQLQTSYSNVTRERELLQTINTNLTRERDQLNTSNTILTRERDQLNTSYTILTRERDDLKNKLCNVTSCSASWEKFGCSCYYVSTVQKNWADSRQDCKDKGVDLVIINNRKEQDFLNNLKKKMWIGLSDTVTEGNFTWVDGTPLTTPTYWFSPPAQPDNNLYNADMVDEDCAEIYYTSPRLLDILPPNTWNDNRCDLTSNFWVCERGI, encoded by the exons ATGGAGATGAGCGGAGACGTTTGTTACGAGAACGTGAACTTCACGTCAGACAGCGGCAAAGACACAGGACTGAAGAAGGAGAAAGATACGGATCTCGACAAGAAAGAGGCATGTCTTCATTCTTACGTTGACAGGAAGCCAAAAGAACTTCAACAAAAGAACGCCAAACCCAGCAAAGTCACAGAACCCACAACCCctgacccaggaccaggaccagaaccaggaccag cttcaAGTTGTGGGGGTCCGAAGAGGGACATCTCCAGAGCTGTAGCTGTGTGTCTGGCACTGCTGTGTGTTCTTCATCTGGCTGCACTCACAGCCCTGGGAATATTAAACA ATCAAttcaaagagaatgagagagaccaACTACAATCCAAATACAACAATGTGACTCAAGAGAGAGACCGCTTACAGATCAGTTACACCAACGtgaccagacagagagaccagttaCAGACCAGTTACACCAACGtgaccagacagagagaccagttaCAGACCAGTTACACCAACGTGACCAGTGAGAGAGACCAGTTACAGACCAGTTACACCAAcgtgaccagagagagagaccagttacaGACGAGTTACAGCAACGTGACCAGAGAGCGAGAACTGTTACAGACCATTAACACTAatctgaccagagagagagaccagctgaacACCAGCAACACCatcctgaccagagagagagaccagctgaacaccagttacaccatcctgaccagagagagagatgaccttAAGAATAAGCTATGCA atgtcacttcctgttctgctaGCTGGGAGAAGTTTGGCTGCAGCTGTTACTACGTCTCCACTGTGCAGAAAAACTGGGCTGACAGCAGACAGGACTGTAAAGACAAAGGAGTAGACCTGGTGATCATAAATAACCGAAaggaacag GATTTCCTCAATAACCTcaaaaagaaaatgtggatCGGTCTGTCTGACACAGTAACAGAAGGGAACTTTACCTGGGTGGACGGAACTCCACTGACCACACCCAC GTACTGGTtcagccctccagcccagcctgaTAATAACCTTTATAACGCAGACATGGTTGATGAGGACTGTGCTGAGATATACTACACATCTCCTCGACTTTTAGATATTCTCCCTCCCAATACATGGAATGATAACAGATGTGATTTGACTTCGAATTTCTGGGTCTGTGAAAGAGGGATCTAA
- the LOC124484608 gene encoding C-type lectin domain family 4 member E-like isoform X2, translating into MGKEENLYANVKGVSHNQGQRSPDNVSERRTYKAAAVCLGLLCVLLLAGVIGVGLFHVYCCPNGWKKLNCSCYYVSTKRKNWTDSRQDCRDREADLVIINSPEEQVFLNNLKKRVWIGLTDTVTEGTFIWVDGTPLTTLKYWLGSQPDNHSKPGSDGEDCAEIYYSPSDVPPPKTWNDYTCDSDNFWVCEKRI; encoded by the exons atggggaaggaggagaactTGTATGCCAATGTCAAGGGTGTGTCGCACAACCAGGGTCAACGCAGCCCAGACAACG TTTCAGAGAGGAGAACCTATAAAGCTgcagcagtgtgtctggggctgCTGTGTGTTCTCCTGCTGGCTGGGGTCATAGGAGTGGGACTCTTCC ACGTCTATTGCTGTCCTAATGGCTGGAAGAAGTTGAACTGCAGCTGTTACTATGTCTCCACTAAGAGGAAAAACTGGACTGACAGCAGACAGGACTGTAGAGACAGAGAAGCAGACCTGGTGATCATAAACAGCCCAGAGGAACAg GTATTCCTGAATAATCTCAAGAAGAGAGTGTGGATCGGTCTGACTGACACAGTAACAGAAGGGACCTTTATCTGGGTGGACGGAACTCCACTGACCACACTCAA GTACTGGTTGGGCTCTCAGCCTGATAATCACTCTAAACCAGGCAGTGATGGTGAGGACTGTGCTGAGATATACTACTCACCTTCTGACGTTCCTCCTCCTAAAACATGGAATGATTACACATGTGATTCTGATAATTTCTGGGTCTGTGAGAAAAGGATCTAA
- the LOC124484608 gene encoding C-type lectin domain family 4 member E-like isoform X1: protein MGKEENLYANVKGVSHNQGQRSPDNALLWSRLTDRHMAVSERRTYKAAAVCLGLLCVLLLAGVIGVGLFHVYCCPNGWKKLNCSCYYVSTKRKNWTDSRQDCRDREADLVIINSPEEQVFLNNLKKRVWIGLTDTVTEGTFIWVDGTPLTTLKYWLGSQPDNHSKPGSDGEDCAEIYYSPSDVPPPKTWNDYTCDSDNFWVCEKRI, encoded by the exons atggggaaggaggagaactTGTATGCCAATGTCAAGGGTGTGTCGCACAACCAGGGTCAACGCAGCCCAGACAACG CCCTCCTGTGGTCGagactcacagacagacacatggcaG TTTCAGAGAGGAGAACCTATAAAGCTgcagcagtgtgtctggggctgCTGTGTGTTCTCCTGCTGGCTGGGGTCATAGGAGTGGGACTCTTCC ACGTCTATTGCTGTCCTAATGGCTGGAAGAAGTTGAACTGCAGCTGTTACTATGTCTCCACTAAGAGGAAAAACTGGACTGACAGCAGACAGGACTGTAGAGACAGAGAAGCAGACCTGGTGATCATAAACAGCCCAGAGGAACAg GTATTCCTGAATAATCTCAAGAAGAGAGTGTGGATCGGTCTGACTGACACAGTAACAGAAGGGACCTTTATCTGGGTGGACGGAACTCCACTGACCACACTCAA GTACTGGTTGGGCTCTCAGCCTGATAATCACTCTAAACCAGGCAGTGATGGTGAGGACTGTGCTGAGATATACTACTCACCTTCTGACGTTCCTCCTCCTAAAACATGGAATGATTACACATGTGATTCTGATAATTTCTGGGTCTGTGAGAAAAGGATCTAA
- the LOC124484603 gene encoding erythroblast NAD(P)(+)--arginine ADP-ribosyltransferase-like — translation MIFSLLILLHVCILTVDSMVISPFSKRSGVQKREEIPLNMAPDSVDDSYTGCAVDMKETIYKTYLSKELNENEELKTLWKTNCANEMFKKKESVDKDLELDHFKALYAYTAESTLYSKFNNAVRTKGPEYTSGFSYHAMHFLLSDAIRVLKENQPTCVTTYRRTKLEFKGEVNTEMRFGFFASSSKKTDLTDFGDKTCFEIETCYGAYLKKYSCFGTDEEEVLIPPYEKFKITAIEHKGNVLQCNVLYKLKSSETKSNFNCKAVPEVPV, via the exons ATGATCTTCTCCCTGCTgatcctcctccatgtctgcaTCCTGACTGTGGACTCTATGGTG ATCTCTCCGTTTTCTAAGAGGTCCGGCGTCCAAAAGCGAGAAGAAATCCCTTTAAACATGGCCCCTGACTCTGTAGATGACTCCTACACAGGCTGCGCAGTAGACATGAAAGAAACTATTtacaaaacatatttaagtaaaGAATTAAATGAAAATGAAGAGTTAAAGACGCTTTGGAAAACAAATTGTGCCAATGAAATGTTCAAGAAAAAGGAATCTGTAGACAAGGATCTCGAATTAGATCATTTCAAGGCTTTATATGCTTACACAGCTGAATCAACATTATATAGTAAATTCAACAACGCAGTAAGAACCAAGGGGCCAGAGTACACAAGTGGCTTCAGTTACCACGCCATGCACTTCCTGTTGTCCGACGCAATCCGTGTCCTCAAAGAGAACCAACCAACGTGTGTCACCACATACCGTAGAACAAAGCTGGAGTTTAAAGGTGAAGTTAATACTGAAATGCGTTTTGGATTCTTCGCTTCCAGTTCAAAGAAAACTGATTTGACTGATTTTGGGGACAAAACCTGCTTTGAGATTGAGACGTGCTACGGCGCTTACCTCAAGAAATATTCCTGTTTTGGCACTGATGAGGAAGAGGTGTTGATTCCACCTTATGAGAAGTTCAAAATAACCGCAATTGAACATAAAGGAAATGTTTTACAGTGTAATGTTCTGTACAAACTGAAAAGTTCTGAAACTAAAAGCAATTTCAACTGTAAAGCCGTACCCGAGGTACCTGTGTGA
- the LOC124484456 gene encoding uncharacterized protein LOC124484456, producing MEEEPMDRPAEDVVFDKAKSTSDGNPLKIAESIDIPLNFKGSRSLCSGYASVFPGSSKSEISSDLKGAGPGLKLSVSVSSLSSDNSQNTGKILCDICSELKAVKTCVTCSISYCETHVRDHYRVPKLQLHTLVDVGRRQQLCSEHNRPLEVFCLTDEMLICSLCSATQHRGHEVFHKTGLSDGQTFHEERHKRLHSFDVLPPPGEISILSVKPDSVTLTWGPPEGQDGPKMFRVTWEGDGEQKNLKVKDMYKVEITGLQSGQKYEFQVFTEGENENLSDWVSKTVTTVVPPPREIKVMQCEATQLRLQWSKAPGIDHVPQSFLVTCSSPGSEPQAVHTEDSCRTLTDLQPETQYTVGVCTVLSNGERSEHTSVTIYTTVPAPVKLTVVSVDATSATVSWEQPDGMDQTQLQYQVSYQSPGTDEHITNTTSSLSITLSDLRPASEYSTQNRRRTWSVTLLWSLTLKDSKTQNWPSFQYDTDTKDTYIPGLWHGTPPMATVSSGYSEAVYNFKKKLLQDLAKSRKRGDLTDLQKSVDSLWGKVIYEKFLFTFKNSRTADAYNKLRDEFTIWEWSFDTEIQSWIVTAQNKIRDFSMSAQHSQMSLSSMLQDLLREASKKVSTTEQEIQNKLQKYLETQEAQNNVLGIHREEFITRSNRLRQETEDTMKSQLQKAVKLKEGKTELHDLEQSLAQKIDRKVLDMLQKCRGSNTESSKSLEEEFESMWEQFRSQMHFKTPQRKDVASEASSMLRKNVSTRGSQVNKLLLKTDIKTCGTQEFVLKSGNKWNKTKSVVRFMDSDRLRTLQQDLCQTIIKQCEDFLEQKLNSKSNYSDKYIKELLDMVDQRLRQDKTLQLGDQCETLLKLHICGKAAQTLQKMNDDYIEQNDPHKYLEQCKEKSFKEFIDLFHKKQIRCSQMSLNMASNERVKHSQSK from the exons atggaggaagagcCGATGGACCGTCCAGCGGAGGATGTGGTTTTTGACAAAGCAAA GTCTACGTCTGACGGTAATCCTTTGAAGATTGCTGAATCAATTGATATACCTTTAAATTTCAAAGGTTCAAG GTCTTTATGCTCTGGTTATGCATCTGTGTTTCCTGGAAGCAGTAAATCAGAAATTTCTTCTGATCTCAAAGGAGCAGG ACCAGGTTTGAAGCTATCTGTGTCTGTATCATCTTTGTCGTCCGATAACTCACAAAATACAGG AAAAATACTGTGTGACATCTGCTCAGAGCTCAAGGCAGTGAAGACCTGTGTGACCTGTAGTATCTCCTACTGTGAGACCCACGTCAGGGACCATTACAGAGTCCCTAAACTCCAGCTCCACACCCTGGTGGATGTGGGGAGACGCCAGCAACTCTGCAGCGAACACAACAGGCCCCTGGAGGTGTTCTGCTTGACTGACGAGATGCTGATCTGCAGTCTGTGTTCTGCAACACAGCACAGAGGACATGAAGTCTTTCACAAGACTGGACTGTCTGACGGACAG ACTTTTCATGAGGAGCGACACAAAAGATTACATTCATTTGATG TGCTGCCCCCTCCTGGAGAGATCAGCATCCTGTCAGTGAAGCCAGACTCAGTGACTCTGACCTGGGGACCTCCTGAAGGTCAGGATGGACCCAAGATGTTCAGAGTGACCTGGGAGGGTGATGGAGAACAGAAGAACCTTAAAGTGAAAGACATGTACAAAGTAGAAATAACCGGACTCCAATCTGGTCAGAAGTATGAGTTCCAAGTTTTCACAGAGGGGGAAAATGAAAACCTCAGTGACTGGGTTTCTAAAACAGTAACTACAG TGGTTCCTCCTCCTCGAGAAATTAAAGTGATGCAATGTGAAGCCACTCAGCTGCGTCTCCAGTGGTCCAAGGCTCCAGGAATAGATCACGTTCCCCAGAGCTTCCTGGTCACCTGTAGCAGCCCAGGGTCCGAGCCTCAGGCAGTACACACCGAAGACAGCTGCAGAACCCTGACCGACCTGCAGCCGGAGACTCAGTACACTGTCGGAGTCTGTACTGTGTTGAGCAACGGGGAACGAAGTGAACATACTTCTGTGACCATCTACACTA CGGTTCCTGCTCCAGTCAAGCTGACAGTTGTCTCAGTGGACGCCACCTCAGCCACTGTGAGCTGGGAACAGCCAGATGGAATGGACCAGACCCAACTCCAGTACCAGGTCTCCTACCAGAGTCCAGGAACAGATGAACACATCACCAACACCACCTCCTCACTCAGCATCACTCTCTCTGACCTGAGACCTGCCTCTGAGTACTCT ACGCAGAACAGAAGAAGGACTTGGAGTGTGACTTTGTTATGGTCATTGACACTGAAGGACTCAAAGACCCAGAACTGGCCCAGCTTTCAG TATGATACAGACACTAAAGACACCTACATCCCAGGACTCTGGCATGGGACTCCCCCGATGGCTACGGTCAGTTCTGGCTACAGTGAGGCTGTGTACAACTTCAAAAAGAAACTGCTGCAAGATCTCGCAAAAAGCAGGAAGCGGGGAGATTTGACAGATTTACAAAAGTCAGTTGACAGTTTGTGGGGCAAGGTTATCTACGAGAAATTTCTCTTCACTTTCAAAAACAGCAGAACTGCCGATGCCTACAATAAACTGAGGGATGAGTTCACCATTTGGGAATGGTCATTCGATACAGAGATTCAATCCTGGATTGTAACTGCTCAAAATAAAATCAGGGATTTCTCCATGAGTGCTCAACATTCCCAGATGTCCCTCAGCAGCATGCTACAGGACTTGTTGAGGGAAGCATCCAAGAAGGTTTCCACGACAGAACAGGAAATCCAAAACAAACTACAGAAGTATCTTGAAACACAAGAAGCCCAAAACAATGTTCTAGGAATACATAGAGAGGAGTTCATCACCAGAAGCAATCGCTTAAGACAAGAAACCGAGGACACTATGAAAAGCCAACTGCAGAAAGCTGTTAAACTCAAAGAGGGAAAGACTGAATTACATGACCTTGAACAATCACTGGCACAGAAAATTGACAGGAAGGTTCTTGATATGCTGCAAAAATGCAGAGGGAGTAACACTGAGTCCAGTAAGTCACTTGAAGAAGAATTTGAAAGTATGTGGGAACAATTTAGATCTCAGATGCATTTCAAAACCCCTCAAAGAAAAGACGTTGCTAGTGAAGCCTCCTCTATGCTGAGAAAAAATGTATCTACAAGAGGGAGTCAGGTCAACAAGTTGCTGTTAAAAACCGACATTAAAACTTGTGGAACACAAGAGTTTGTTCTGAAATCAGGAAATAAGTGGAACAAGACCAAGTCAGTAGTGAGGTTCATGGACAGTGACAGGCTGAGAACATTACAACAAGACCTTTGTCAAACCATTATAAAACAGTGTGAAGATTTCTTGGAACAAAAGCTAAACAGCAAATCGAACTACAGTGATAAATACATCAAAGAGCTGCTGGACATGGTTGATCAGAGATTGAGACAAGACAAGACGCTGCAACTCGGTGACCAATGTGAGACTCTTCTAAAGCTTCACATCTGTGGCAAAGCAGCCCAAACCCTTCAGAAGATGAATGACGACTACATTGAACAAAACGACCCTCACAAGTATCTGGAACAATGTAAGGAGAAGTCTTTCAAAGAATTCATAGACTTGTTTCACAAAAAACAGATTAGGTGTTCCCAAATGAGTTTGAACATGGCAAGTAATGAGAGGGTCAAACACAGCCAATCCAAATAA